Proteins encoded in a region of the Methanofollis tationis genome:
- a CDS encoding 5-formyltetrahydrofolate cyclo-ligase: MNTAPVGKAQIKQVMRLEAKARRCALSPEAIEEKSRAITGRLLALADGAGTVMVYVSKPPEVETAGLIDALLSAGKRVVIPIIEKERRTLRLSYLTDRSVLVESTFHVPEPIGSEVPASADDLDLIVVPVVGFDRTGSRIGYGAGYYDRFLSRAPDVPVVGAAFSCQEVPSVPCEAFDRRMDLVVTEDEVIACTC, from the coding sequence ATGAATACCGCGCCCGTAGGGAAGGCCCAGATAAAGCAGGTGATGCGGCTTGAGGCGAAGGCCCGCCGGTGTGCCCTCTCCCCCGAAGCGATCGAGGAGAAAAGCCGGGCGATCACCGGCCGCCTCCTCGCCCTCGCCGACGGCGCGGGGACGGTGATGGTCTATGTCTCAAAGCCCCCTGAGGTCGAGACTGCCGGGCTGATCGACGCCCTCCTTTCCGCCGGAAAGCGGGTTGTCATCCCGATCATCGAGAAGGAGCGGCGAACGCTTCGCCTCTCCTATCTGACCGATAGGTCGGTCCTCGTCGAGAGCACCTTCCATGTCCCCGAACCGATCGGCAGTGAGGTGCCGGCCTCCGCCGACGACCTCGACCTGATCGTCGTCCCGGTCGTCGGGTTCGACCGGACCGGCAGCCGCATCGGCTACGGCGCCGGTTATTATGACCGCTTCCTCTCCCGGGCGCCCGATGTCCCGGTGGTCGGCGCTGCTTTTTCGTGCCAGGAAGTGCCGTCCGTCCCCTGCGAAGCCTTTGACCGCCGGATGGACCTTGTCGTTACCGAGGACGAGGTCATCGCCTGCACCTGTTAG